The proteins below come from a single Candidatus Cloacimonadota bacterium genomic window:
- a CDS encoding response regulator, whose amino-acid sequence MKKIKILIAEDEAIVAQYMTMELELEGYEVCCYVATGEEAIQATKKHKPDLILMDINLIGKYDGIETAEKILEFKSDIKLIFMTGYSRLEITERAKRLNPLGYFNKPLEVDLIQSIIEKAFSEK is encoded by the coding sequence ATGAAAAAAATTAAGATTTTGATCGCAGAAGATGAAGCGATTGTAGCTCAATATATGACCATGGAATTGGAACTGGAAGGTTATGAGGTATGCTGTTATGTAGCTACAGGAGAAGAGGCGATCCAGGCAACAAAAAAACATAAACCCGATCTTATTCTGATGGATATCAATTTAATTGGCAAATACGATGGCATCGAGACGGCAGAAAAGATTTTGGAATTTAAAAGCGACATCAAACTCATCTTTATGACCGGATATTCCAGACTGGAAATTACCGAAAGAGCAAAAAGATTGAATCCTCTGGGGTATTTCAATAAACCATTAGAAGTTGATCTGATCCAATCCATTATCGAAAAGGCGTTTTCGGAAAAATAA
- a CDS encoding transposase produces the protein MPSSRISKEYINNLYFVTCTIKNWYYIFDRYNRWEILLEALRFYQKNHNLKIYSWVFMLNHIHLILHNPENYNFLQSFKSYTAHELIKNLRETEPNILRIFKVKDGYNIWRDKNYPEMIESERFFIQKAKYIENNPVKKGYVYNPQEWKYSSANEIQLLNITRFGI, from the coding sequence ATGCCATCATCAAGAATTTCGAAAGAATATATCAATAATTTATATTTTGTTACCTGTACTATTAAAAACTGGTATTATATCTTCGATCGATATAATCGCTGGGAAATATTGCTTGAAGCATTGCGATTTTATCAGAAAAATCACAACCTCAAAATTTATTCTTGGGTGTTTATGCTAAATCATATTCATTTAATCTTGCATAATCCTGAAAATTATAATTTCTTGCAATCATTCAAAAGTTATACAGCTCATGAATTAATAAAGAATTTGCGAGAAACAGAACCAAATATACTGAGAATCTTTAAGGTTAAAGATGGTTACAATATCTGGCGTGATAAGAATTATCCTGAAATGATAGAAAGTGAAAGATTCTTTATTCAAAAAGCTAAATATATTGAAAATAATCCAGTGAAGAAAGGTTATGTTTATAATCCTCAAGAATGGAAGTATTCTTCCGCAAATGAGATTCAACTTCTTAATATTACCAGATTTGGGATTTAA